A genomic region of Ehrlichia japonica contains the following coding sequences:
- the radA gene encoding DNA repair protein RadA → MSTKILYVCQVCGNQTHRWVGKCNACGSWDSIIGETATEHLINTQYNPEVKLSSLSDKNIVTPSRFITKINELDRVFGGGIVLGSSTLIGGEPGVGKSTLLLQLTAILDKCLPICLYVSGEESIDQIRIRADRLQINQSNIQLLSTSSLSDIISSLKKNKDFKCVVIDSIQTIYDSRISSSPGTVVQIRMCTHELITFSKQHNIILFILGQITKDGQIAGPKTLEHMVDTVLYFEGESNSQLRILRTVKNRFGPTNEIGVFEMSDKGLIPVKNPSSLFLAKSQNNNIVGSAVFAGIEGSRPILMEIQSLIANTHMVTPRRAVVGWDVNRLAMIIAVLTAKCNIFLGDKEVYLNIAGGLKICEPAADLAIAASLISSFINIAIPSSTIILGEIALSGEVRNISNIDARLKEAYKLGFTKAIIPFNNKHIFSEINIVEIGHINTLKKYLIEL, encoded by the coding sequence ATGTCTACAAAAATCCTCTATGTCTGCCAAGTTTGTGGCAATCAAACACATAGGTGGGTTGGTAAATGTAATGCATGCGGTAGTTGGGATAGTATTATTGGTGAAACAGCTACAGAACATTTAATAAATACACAATATAATCCTGAAGTAAAGTTAAGTTCATTATCTGATAAAAATATTGTAACTCCATCACGCTTTATTACTAAAATAAATGAATTAGATAGAGTATTTGGAGGTGGAATAGTATTAGGAAGTAGCACCCTTATAGGAGGAGAACCTGGTGTAGGAAAATCAACACTTTTACTGCAATTAACAGCAATTTTAGATAAGTGTCTTCCCATATGTCTTTATGTCTCAGGTGAAGAATCTATAGATCAAATCAGAATCAGAGCAGACCGACTACAAATTAATCAATCTAATATTCAATTATTATCCACTTCATCATTATCAGATATTATCTCTTCTCTTAAAAAAAATAAAGATTTTAAGTGCGTTGTTATTGATTCAATACAAACTATATATGATAGTAGAATATCATCATCACCTGGAACAGTAGTACAAATACGGATGTGTACCCACGAGTTGATTACTTTTTCAAAACAACACAATATCATACTATTCATATTAGGACAAATAACAAAAGATGGGCAAATAGCTGGACCAAAAACTTTAGAGCATATGGTAGACACAGTATTATATTTTGAAGGAGAAAGTAATAGTCAATTACGCATTTTACGCACAGTAAAGAATAGATTCGGACCTACTAATGAAATAGGTGTATTTGAGATGTCTGATAAAGGACTAATACCTGTAAAAAATCCATCATCTCTCTTTCTAGCTAAATCACAAAATAATAATATAGTTGGTAGCGCAGTTTTTGCTGGTATTGAAGGATCAAGACCTATATTAATGGAAATACAATCATTAATTGCAAACACTCATATGGTTACTCCAAGAAGAGCAGTAGTTGGTTGGGATGTTAATAGGTTAGCAATGATCATCGCTGTACTAACTGCAAAATGTAATATATTTCTAGGAGACAAAGAAGTATATCTTAATATCGCTGGCGGACTAAAAATATGTGAACCAGCTGCAGATTTAGCTATTGCAGCATCTTTAATATCGAGCTTCATTAATATAGCTATACCATCTTCAACAATAATATTAGGAGAAATTGCTTTGTCAGGAGAAGTAAGAAACATATCAAATATTGATGCACGTTTAAAGGAAGCTTATAAACTAGGCTTTACAAAAGCTATCATTCCATTTAATAATAAGCATATCTTTTCTGAGATTAATATCGTAGAAATAGGTCATATAAATACACTAAAAAAATATCTTATTGAACTATGA
- a CDS encoding TRAP transporter permease, with translation MKKEAGHIQDLIDRELASSRIEEGSGITGYTVSFIAFLWACFQLFIASPLPFWLVDHGLEWAMLPDIKSRAIHLAFAFSLLFLFLPISKNFSRNLKALDWISSILSCISVLYIVVFYEDLFFRIAMPNDVDLIIAFFGLFFLLEGARRAIGAPISIIALMFLVYAYLGRYAPDIIAHKGHNFSAIASHEWLSSEGVFGIALAVSCNFVFLYVLFGAFLDKAGAGNFFIKLSFALLGRFVGGPAKAAVIASGFMGMMSGSSVANTITIGSFTIPLMKKMGLSAEKAAAIEVSAGVNGQIMPPVMGAAAFLMSEFLSIPYATIVKYAFVPAIMVYVTLLYIVHLEACKLDMRPVLDLTKARSVYLSLLRFLISVACLVVVSCVIYVLIEGVSIYGFYIPGVKAIFLDKSIYCIALILISVYVGILFYQFKGVRKSNVEGVEEEDKYPKLSETFKYGIHYFIPIFILVWCLIVEKLSSALSCFWTNLFLIFMLLTKDVIYALFDRQILSLCSVFCRGVKQVYEAMVVASKNMIAIAVATGAAGIIVGAVSLTGFGLSISGLLDSIAHGNLFFSLLVTAVICIVLGMGMPATGCYIIVSTLMAPILTSVIHKNGLYVPQIAIHLFVFYFGIMADVTPPVGIASYAAAAIAKGNAFKTGIQSFLYNIRTMIVPFLFIYNSELILYDITNIWDNVFIIFVSLVGILSVSAAMQGYFIRKSKLYESIMLLMVGVVLIMPNYIAKLFVSPYDPVPFSKLNDTLVILKDSSVKLTVESKNQSDQVIKEIIIPLKDKIQDFEYQGTLLDLLSQKVGITVDIDNISNSRLEIKDIASWSYIEPSDMDDSYSIVELTLSSKKYYHVIYVYLIAVILLAIVVFLQTRESDFVKREIGLC, from the coding sequence ATGAAAAAGGAAGCAGGGCATATACAGGATTTAATAGATAGAGAGTTAGCTTCCTCTAGAATTGAAGAAGGTAGTGGAATTACTGGTTATACAGTAAGTTTTATAGCGTTTTTATGGGCTTGTTTTCAGTTGTTTATAGCATCTCCATTACCTTTTTGGTTAGTTGATCATGGATTAGAATGGGCAATGCTTCCTGATATTAAGTCTCGAGCTATTCATTTAGCATTTGCATTTTCATTGTTATTTTTATTTTTACCTATATCTAAGAATTTTAGTCGAAATCTTAAAGCATTAGATTGGATTTCTTCAATATTGTCGTGCATATCGGTATTGTATATTGTTGTGTTTTATGAAGATTTATTTTTCAGAATTGCGATGCCTAATGATGTTGATTTAATCATAGCATTTTTTGGGCTTTTTTTCTTACTGGAAGGGGCAAGGAGGGCTATTGGAGCTCCTATATCTATTATTGCTTTAATGTTTTTAGTGTATGCTTATTTAGGGAGATATGCTCCAGATATTATTGCTCATAAAGGGCATAATTTTTCTGCTATAGCGTCTCATGAGTGGTTATCTTCTGAAGGAGTATTTGGTATAGCACTTGCTGTATCGTGTAACTTTGTATTTTTGTATGTTTTGTTTGGTGCTTTTCTAGATAAAGCAGGAGCTGGAAATTTTTTTATTAAACTTTCGTTTGCTTTGCTTGGTAGATTTGTTGGTGGTCCAGCTAAGGCTGCAGTTATTGCTTCCGGGTTTATGGGCATGATGTCTGGCTCTTCTGTTGCTAATACTATTACTATAGGGTCTTTCACAATTCCTTTAATGAAAAAAATGGGTCTTAGTGCTGAAAAAGCAGCTGCTATAGAAGTATCAGCTGGTGTTAATGGGCAAATTATGCCTCCAGTAATGGGTGCAGCAGCGTTTTTAATGTCTGAATTCTTGTCTATTCCTTATGCTACTATTGTGAAGTATGCTTTTGTACCTGCGATTATGGTATATGTCACTTTACTTTATATTGTACATCTAGAAGCATGTAAATTAGATATGCGTCCTGTGCTTGATCTCACTAAGGCGAGATCTGTTTATTTAAGTCTTTTAAGATTTCTTATATCTGTTGCTTGTTTGGTTGTTGTTTCATGTGTCATCTATGTTCTGATAGAGGGAGTTAGTATATATGGGTTCTATATACCTGGTGTTAAGGCTATATTCCTGGATAAAAGTATATATTGCATAGCATTAATTTTAATTTCTGTGTATGTTGGCATATTATTTTATCAATTTAAAGGCGTACGTAAGAGTAATGTAGAAGGTGTTGAAGAGGAAGATAAGTATCCAAAGCTATCAGAAACTTTTAAATATGGTATTCATTATTTTATTCCAATTTTTATTTTAGTATGGTGTTTAATCGTTGAGAAATTATCTTCTGCATTATCTTGTTTTTGGACAAACTTATTTTTGATCTTTATGTTGCTTACTAAAGATGTGATATATGCGTTGTTTGATAGACAAATATTGAGTTTGTGTTCTGTATTTTGTAGAGGTGTTAAGCAAGTATATGAAGCTATGGTTGTGGCTTCTAAAAATATGATTGCTATTGCAGTAGCAACTGGTGCAGCAGGAATAATAGTAGGAGCAGTATCATTGACTGGGTTTGGTTTGTCAATTAGTGGGTTGCTTGATTCTATAGCTCATGGTAATTTGTTTTTTTCATTATTAGTTACAGCAGTAATATGTATAGTGTTGGGGATGGGTATGCCCGCAACAGGGTGTTATATCATAGTATCTACACTCATGGCTCCGATTTTAACTTCTGTTATACATAAGAATGGTTTGTATGTTCCTCAGATAGCTATTCATTTGTTTGTATTTTATTTTGGAATTATGGCAGATGTAACTCCTCCTGTTGGGATAGCTTCTTATGCTGCAGCTGCTATTGCAAAAGGTAATGCATTTAAAACAGGAATACAGTCTTTCTTATATAATATAAGGACTATGATTGTTCCTTTTTTATTTATATACAATAGTGAACTTATTTTATATGATATTACAAATATCTGGGATAATGTTTTTATAATTTTTGTCTCTTTAGTTGGTATATTGAGTGTTTCTGCAGCAATGCAGGGATATTTTATTAGGAAGAGTAAGTTATACGAATCTATTATGCTTTTAATGGTAGGTGTAGTACTAATTATGCCTAATTATATTGCTAAATTATTTGTATCTCCTTATGATCCTGTGCCATTCTCTAAATTAAATGATACATTGGTAATTTTGAAAGATAGTTCTGTGAAGCTTACTGTAGAAAGTAAGAATCAATCTGATCAAGTAATCAAAGAAATAATTATTCCATTAAAGGATAAGATACAAGATTTTGAATATCAAGGTACGTTACTTGATCTTTTGAGTCAAAAGGTTGGTATTACTGTTGATATAGATAACATATCTAATAGCCGTCTAGAAATTAAAGATATAGCGAGTTGGAGCTATATAGAACCATCTGACATGGATGATAGTTATTCTATTGTAGAATTGACATTATCATCAAAGAAATATTATCATGTTATTTATGTTTATTTGATAGCTGTGATTCTGTTAGCTATAGTAGTCTTTTTACAAACTAGAGAGAGTGATTTTGTGAAGCGGGAAATAGGTTTATGTTAG
- a CDS encoding CvpA family protein — translation MLDVTVIGIILLSVMIGLFRGFIKEIFGLFGICVSILLTMRYRDYFSSLYSKYVVSEIISEVLSTITVFILIIIVMIVVNGWIMNLLSSARCSVIDRFGGLLIGFMRGIVFAYFLFFIIETSCYALLPTTKEDKEVLPDWFVNSYYYNIFYLFNTYVDGIMPESTHDKIQEVESAVQDILEKKYTASNLKKKKSKSREEAKT, via the coding sequence ATGTTAGATGTAACAGTAATTGGGATTATATTACTATCAGTTATGATTGGCCTTTTTAGGGGATTCATTAAAGAAATATTTGGATTGTTTGGTATCTGTGTATCAATATTATTAACTATGCGATATCGGGATTATTTTTCTAGCTTATATAGTAAATATGTTGTTTCTGAGATTATATCGGAGGTTTTATCTACGATTACTGTTTTTATCTTGATCATTATTGTTATGATTGTTGTTAATGGATGGATTATGAATCTTTTGTCTTCAGCAAGGTGTAGTGTGATTGATAGATTTGGTGGATTGTTGATAGGATTTATGAGAGGGATAGTTTTTGCTTACTTTCTGTTTTTCATTATAGAAACCTCTTGTTATGCGTTATTGCCTACAACAAAAGAAGATAAAGAGGTATTGCCTGATTGGTTTGTAAATTCATATTATTACAATATATTTTATCTCTTTAATACTTATGTAGATGGAATAATGCCAGAATCTACTCATGACAAGATTCAAGAGGTGGAATCTGCAGTGCAGGATATTCTTGAAAAAAAATATACTGCTAGTAACTTAAAAAAGAAAAAGTCCAAGAGTAGAGAGGAAGCTAAAACTTAA
- the rpsF gene encoding 30S ribosomal protein S6 yields the protein MPLYEFTFIAQQGLTQYELEGLVKGLSSLLTKNGADLLKYEYWGLLDFAYTIDKMNKGHYCMIYIKATPSSMDEFKRKVRLNEDILRFLCLKKDKLPKGDSLMIQASQV from the coding sequence GTGCCTTTATATGAGTTTACTTTTATAGCACAGCAAGGTTTAACTCAGTATGAGTTAGAAGGTTTGGTTAAGGGGTTATCGTCCTTGTTAACAAAAAATGGTGCTGACCTTCTTAAGTATGAATATTGGGGGCTTTTAGATTTTGCTTATACCATAGATAAGATGAATAAAGGGCATTATTGCATGATATATATAAAAGCAACTCCTAGTAGCATGGATGAATTTAAGCGTAAGGTGAGATTGAATGAAGATATCTTACGGTTTCTGTGCCTTAAGAAAGATAAGTTACCGAAAGGTGATTCTTTGATGATACAAGCAAGTCAAGTATAG